A DNA window from Tachysurus fulvidraco isolate hzauxx_2018 chromosome 4, HZAU_PFXX_2.0, whole genome shotgun sequence contains the following coding sequences:
- the zfp91 gene encoding E3 ubiquitin-protein ligase ZFP91 isoform X2, producing the protein MMEVQRVDKKHKREEEEEAALTSPDSSVTRTPRRALRGRGATRPNTAAPPAASTDTNGTPSEAGCGRVLRDRSTRSVPVWRRRDLGVEQDDDDDDDDEEEEEEEEEEAEARRRRKTACPRRRRNTETARDSKAQCGESTDAAGSRAGGRRVQSRGRAPSSRGHRGASRVVCKSEPETEAACEENKTTEKTSTEKKTEVKEDEVLQDEEHPPFADDPKDQTYEPRTQSEDDEGVSSDEDVPFKDDLNDQSYDPKSGRDGQKARRRAPPRPREKKERAAGEKDKEKETEVKTEGVEMADVKQEAGDGAEPPRKRGRRRKDDKSPRLPKRRKKPPVQYVRCEMEGCGTVLAHPRYLQHHIKYQHLMKKKYVCPHPSCGRLFRLQKQLLRHAKHHTDQRDYICEFCARAFKSSHNLAVHRMIHTGEKPLQCEICGFTCRQKASLNWHMKKHDADASYQFSCAICGKKFEKKDSVVAHKAKSHPEVLIAEALAANAGALVTTATPTTAHVTPVSVGPVVLLDQEQSLHAMQVPVTLALPSTDEAKNETEVGGASVAHPTSSNQTLHFVSAPVSQQQLSIQSSPQIVHMTFTTLSHPPQQLPLLSVTHQLPPNTSSAPSVSLLPQITSVAFTADPAPPLSSSACSPPPPPPPLAERKGGGALWESGTGNVGGVWEEGGAGEAQVMTDSSDGTIQHRLI; encoded by the exons ATGATGGAAGTGCAGCGTGTTGATAAAAAACATAAGcgggaggaagaagaggaggccGCGCTCACATCCCCGGACTCGAGTGTGACTCGCACGCCGCGCAGGGCACTCCGAGGACGGGGGGCGACGCGACCGAACACCGCCGCTCCGCCTGCTGCATCCACGGACACGAACGGAACCCCCAGTGAAGCGGGATGTGGCCGGGTACTGCGTGACCGCTCCACAAGATCTGTGCCCGTGTGGAGGAGGAGAGACCTCGGAGTGGAGCaggatgatgacgacgatgatgatgatgaagaagaagaggaggaggaggaagaagaagcgGAAGCTCGGCGCAGGAGGAAGACGGCGTGTCCACGGCGCAGGAGGAACACAGAGACGGCCAGAGACAGCAAAGCTCA GTGTGGAGAAAGTACGGACGCTGCAGGCAGTCGAG CCGGTGGCAGGCGAGTTCAGAGCCGCGGTAGAGCGCCGTCGTCTCGCGGGCATCGGGGTGCGTCGCGGGTCGTGTGTAAGAGCGAACCGGAGACGGAGGCCGCCTGTG aagaaaataaaaccacTGAGAAGACAAG caCTGAGAAGAAGACTGAGGTAAAGGAGGATGAGGTGCTGCAGGATGAGGAACATCCTCCCTTCGCTGACGATCCGAAAGACCAGACGTACGAGCCTCGGACACAGAG cGAGGATGACGAGGGAGTCAGCAGCGATGAAGACGTTCCCTTTAAGGACGACCTGAACGATCAGAGCTATGACCCGAAATCTGGGAG GGACGGTCAGAAGGCGAGACGCAGAGCTCCTCCACGGCCGagggagaagaaggagagagcCGCAGGAGAGaaggacaaagagaaagagacggaGGTGAAGACGGAAGGAGTGGAGATGGCAGACGTGAAGCAGGAGGCTGGAGACGGAGCAGAGCCACCCAGGAA GAGAGGACGCCGAAGAAAAGACGACAAAAGCCCACGTCTTCCCAAAAGAAG gaagaAGCCGCCGGTGCAGTATGTGCGCTGTGAGATGGAGGGATGTGGAACAGTTCTCGCTCATCCACGCTACCTGcag catcaCATTAAATACCAGCACTTGATGAAGAAGAAGTATGTGTGTCCCCACCCGTCCTGTGGCCGTCTGTTTCGCCTTCAGAAACAGTTACTGCGTCACGCCAAACACCACACAG atcaaaGGGACTACATCTGTGAGTTCTGTGCACGTGCGTTTAAGAGCTCTCACAACCTCGCTGTGCACCGCATGATACACACTGGAGAAAAACCACTGCa GTGTGAGATCTGTGGCTTCACCTGTCGTCAGAAAGCCTCTCTGAACTGGCACATGAAGAAGCATGATGCCGACGCCTCCTACCAGTTCTCATGTGCCATCTGTGGCAAGAAGTTTGAGAAGAAGGACAGTGTGGTGGCCCACAAGGCCAAGAGCCACCCGGAAGTCCTGATCGCAGAGGCGCTCGCTGCAAACGCCGGTGCCCTCGTAACCACGGCGACGCCGACCACCGCTCACGTGACCCCGGTGAGCGTCGGCCCCGTCGTGCTGCTGGATCAGGAGCAGTCGCTGCACGCCATGCAAGTCCCCGTAACTCTCGCGCTGCCCTCTACAGACGAGGCTAAGAATGAAACagaagtgggcggagcctcGGTGGCACACCCGACCTCTTCCAATCAGACTCTGCATTTTGTTTCCGCGCCCGTGTCCCAGCAACAGCTGTCCATACAGTCTTCTCCACAGATCGTCCACATGACCTTCACCACCCTTTCACACCCTCCTCAGCAGCTCCCCCTGCTGTCAGTCACACATCAGCTGCCCCCCAACACAAGCTCCGCCCCTTCTGTATCACTCCTCCCACAGATCACGTCTGTGGCTTTCACTGCCGATCCTGCTCCTCCTCTGTCTTCCTCTGCCTgctctcctccacctcctcctcctcctctggcTGAGAGGAAAGGGGGCGGGGCACTCTGGGAGAGTGGGACTGGGAATGTGGGTGGGGTTTGGGAAGAGGGCGGAGCCGGCGAGGCACAGGTCATGACGGACAGCTCAGACGGAACGATCCAACACAGACTGATATAG
- the zfp91 gene encoding E3 ubiquitin-protein ligase ZFP91 isoform X1, with amino-acid sequence MMEVQRVDKKHKREEEEEAALTSPDSSVTRTPRRALRGRGATRPNTAAPPAASTDTNGTPSEAGCGRVLRDRSTRSVPVWRRRDLGVEQDDDDDDDDEEEEEEEEEEAEARRRRKTACPRRRRNTETARDSKAQCGESTDAAGSRAGGRRVQSRGRAPSSRGHRGASRVVCKSEPETEAACAEENKTTEKTSTEKKTEVKEDEVLQDEEHPPFADDPKDQTYEPRTQSEDDEGVSSDEDVPFKDDLNDQSYDPKSGRDGQKARRRAPPRPREKKERAAGEKDKEKETEVKTEGVEMADVKQEAGDGAEPPRKRGRRRKDDKSPRLPKRRKKPPVQYVRCEMEGCGTVLAHPRYLQHHIKYQHLMKKKYVCPHPSCGRLFRLQKQLLRHAKHHTDQRDYICEFCARAFKSSHNLAVHRMIHTGEKPLQCEICGFTCRQKASLNWHMKKHDADASYQFSCAICGKKFEKKDSVVAHKAKSHPEVLIAEALAANAGALVTTATPTTAHVTPVSVGPVVLLDQEQSLHAMQVPVTLALPSTDEAKNETEVGGASVAHPTSSNQTLHFVSAPVSQQQLSIQSSPQIVHMTFTTLSHPPQQLPLLSVTHQLPPNTSSAPSVSLLPQITSVAFTADPAPPLSSSACSPPPPPPPLAERKGGGALWESGTGNVGGVWEEGGAGEAQVMTDSSDGTIQHRLI; translated from the exons ATGATGGAAGTGCAGCGTGTTGATAAAAAACATAAGcgggaggaagaagaggaggccGCGCTCACATCCCCGGACTCGAGTGTGACTCGCACGCCGCGCAGGGCACTCCGAGGACGGGGGGCGACGCGACCGAACACCGCCGCTCCGCCTGCTGCATCCACGGACACGAACGGAACCCCCAGTGAAGCGGGATGTGGCCGGGTACTGCGTGACCGCTCCACAAGATCTGTGCCCGTGTGGAGGAGGAGAGACCTCGGAGTGGAGCaggatgatgacgacgatgatgatgatgaagaagaagaggaggaggaggaagaagaagcgGAAGCTCGGCGCAGGAGGAAGACGGCGTGTCCACGGCGCAGGAGGAACACAGAGACGGCCAGAGACAGCAAAGCTCA GTGTGGAGAAAGTACGGACGCTGCAGGCAGTCGAG CCGGTGGCAGGCGAGTTCAGAGCCGCGGTAGAGCGCCGTCGTCTCGCGGGCATCGGGGTGCGTCGCGGGTCGTGTGTAAGAGCGAACCGGAGACGGAGGCCGCCTGTG cagaagaaaataaaaccacTGAGAAGACAAG caCTGAGAAGAAGACTGAGGTAAAGGAGGATGAGGTGCTGCAGGATGAGGAACATCCTCCCTTCGCTGACGATCCGAAAGACCAGACGTACGAGCCTCGGACACAGAG cGAGGATGACGAGGGAGTCAGCAGCGATGAAGACGTTCCCTTTAAGGACGACCTGAACGATCAGAGCTATGACCCGAAATCTGGGAG GGACGGTCAGAAGGCGAGACGCAGAGCTCCTCCACGGCCGagggagaagaaggagagagcCGCAGGAGAGaaggacaaagagaaagagacggaGGTGAAGACGGAAGGAGTGGAGATGGCAGACGTGAAGCAGGAGGCTGGAGACGGAGCAGAGCCACCCAGGAA GAGAGGACGCCGAAGAAAAGACGACAAAAGCCCACGTCTTCCCAAAAGAAG gaagaAGCCGCCGGTGCAGTATGTGCGCTGTGAGATGGAGGGATGTGGAACAGTTCTCGCTCATCCACGCTACCTGcag catcaCATTAAATACCAGCACTTGATGAAGAAGAAGTATGTGTGTCCCCACCCGTCCTGTGGCCGTCTGTTTCGCCTTCAGAAACAGTTACTGCGTCACGCCAAACACCACACAG atcaaaGGGACTACATCTGTGAGTTCTGTGCACGTGCGTTTAAGAGCTCTCACAACCTCGCTGTGCACCGCATGATACACACTGGAGAAAAACCACTGCa GTGTGAGATCTGTGGCTTCACCTGTCGTCAGAAAGCCTCTCTGAACTGGCACATGAAGAAGCATGATGCCGACGCCTCCTACCAGTTCTCATGTGCCATCTGTGGCAAGAAGTTTGAGAAGAAGGACAGTGTGGTGGCCCACAAGGCCAAGAGCCACCCGGAAGTCCTGATCGCAGAGGCGCTCGCTGCAAACGCCGGTGCCCTCGTAACCACGGCGACGCCGACCACCGCTCACGTGACCCCGGTGAGCGTCGGCCCCGTCGTGCTGCTGGATCAGGAGCAGTCGCTGCACGCCATGCAAGTCCCCGTAACTCTCGCGCTGCCCTCTACAGACGAGGCTAAGAATGAAACagaagtgggcggagcctcGGTGGCACACCCGACCTCTTCCAATCAGACTCTGCATTTTGTTTCCGCGCCCGTGTCCCAGCAACAGCTGTCCATACAGTCTTCTCCACAGATCGTCCACATGACCTTCACCACCCTTTCACACCCTCCTCAGCAGCTCCCCCTGCTGTCAGTCACACATCAGCTGCCCCCCAACACAAGCTCCGCCCCTTCTGTATCACTCCTCCCACAGATCACGTCTGTGGCTTTCACTGCCGATCCTGCTCCTCCTCTGTCTTCCTCTGCCTgctctcctccacctcctcctcctcctctggcTGAGAGGAAAGGGGGCGGGGCACTCTGGGAGAGTGGGACTGGGAATGTGGGTGGGGTTTGGGAAGAGGGCGGAGCCGGCGAGGCACAGGTCATGACGGACAGCTCAGACGGAACGATCCAACACAGACTGATATAG
- the si:ch211-113e8.11 gene encoding uncharacterized protein si:ch211-113e8.11, producing MNSLVGYRVSSDSEDEEGTQSTAAQIEENEPKQKKSYNFLVESGSASSESEPDEEQEDEHDPVNDLSSPEHPVPPSVSSASNKLPSPALGRFCVPVGSSVFANPFKERAEQKLNVLQKHVPLTSHAQPSHIGGKKVCVAYRKNGRCRFGIRCKFAHDSDLQQNVAEPTDSDLNDTATHTPACRESAVESKQVDKEENQSRKKKNRVGVSDSLIPPKRALKQYAMQRENGSHSHT from the exons ATGAACTCGCTGGTGGGATACAGAGTGTCATCTGACTCTGAGGATGAAGAGGGGACACAGAGCACAGCAGCACA GATTGAGGAAAATGAGCCCAAACAGAAGAAATCATACAACTTCCTGGTGGAATCTGGATCAGCTTCCAGTGAGTCTGAGCCAGATGAAGAGCAGGAAGATGAACACGACCCAGTGAATGATCTCTCATCTCCTGAGCACCCAGTTCCTCCTTCAGTCAGTTCTGCTTCTAATAAACTGCCTTCTCCTGCTCTGGGACGGTTTTGTGTTCCAGTCGGCAGCAGCGTGTTTGCGAACCCTTTTAAAGAACGAGCAGAACAGAAACTCAACGTGCTCCAGAAACACGTCCCGCTCACATCCCACGCCCAGCCCTCACACATCGGCGGGAAGAAGGTGTGTGTGGCCTACAGGAAAAATGGCCGCTGCCGTTTCGGAATCCGTTGCAAATTTGCTCATGACAGCGACCTGCAGCAAAACGTAGCAGAACCTACGGACTCGGACTTGAACGACACTGCGACACACACTCCAGCCTGCAGGGAATCGGCTGTTGAGAGTAAACAAGTAGACAAGGAGGAGAATCAgagcaggaagaagaagaaccgTGTGGGAGTGAGCGATAGTTTAATCCCTCCCAAACGGGCGCTGAAGCAGTACGCCATGCAGAGGGAAAACGGCTCACATTCACATACGTGA